AGGCCGGGGAGTTCGATCCGGTGATCGGCCGGGAGCTGGAGCTGGAGCGCGTCGTGCACATCCTGGCGCGGCGGGGGAAGAACAATCCGGTGCTGGTGGGCGAGCCGGGCGTGGGCAAGACGGCGCTGGCCGAGGGTCTCGCGCAGCGGGTGGCCGAGGGGAAGGCGCCGGGCTTTCTCAAGGGCGCGAGCGTGTACGCGCTCGATCTGGGGGCGCTGCTGGCGGGCACGCGCTTCCGGGGGGATTTCGAGCAGCGCCTGAAGGGTGTACTGGCCGAGCTGGATGGACAGAACGCGGTGCTGTTCATCGATGAGTTGCACACGCTGGTTGGCGCCGGGGCCACAGAGGGCGGCAGCGTGGACGCCGCAAACCTGCTGAAACCGGCCCTGGCACGTGGAAAACTGAGGGTGCTGGGAGCGACCACTCCGGCGGAACTGCGGCATCTGGAGAAAGACCGCGCGCTGTGGCGGCGCTTCCAGACGGTGGAGGTGCCGGAGCCGTCCGAGGACGATGCCCTGGCGATCCTGCGCGGCCTGTCCGGACGCTACGCGGATCACCACGGTGTGATGTACACGGATGGGGCGCTGGACGCGGCCGTGCGCCTGTCGGTGCGGCACCTGCGCGACCGGTACCTGCCGGACAAGGCCATCGACGTGCTGGACGAGGCTGGAGCCGCCCGCAGCAGCGCCGGGAAGGGCGGTACCATCGACACCCCGGACATCGAGGCGACGGTGGCCCGCATGGCGCGCGTGCCAGTCGGCGCGGTGAAGGCCGAGGAGATCAGCTCGCTGTCGACGCTGGCGGCCGACCTCGGGAACCGCGTGTACGGGCAGGACGAGGCCGTAGGCGCCGTCGCGTCGGCCGTGAAGCTCGCCCGCGCGGGCCTGCGCGATCCGCAGAAACCGCAGGGGATGTTCCTGTTCGCCGGGCCGACCGGGGTGGGCAAGACCGAACTGGCCCGCGCCCTGGCCGACCGGCTGGGCGTGACCCTCACGCGCTTCGACATGAGCGAGTACCAGGAACCGCACACGGTCGCGCGGCTGATCGGGGCCCCACCCGGATACGTGGGCTTCGACCAGGGCGGCCTGCTCACGGACGCCGTGGCCAAATCGCCGCACGCCGTCCTGCTGCTCGACGAGATCGAGAAGGCCCATCCGGACGTGTACAACATCTTCCTGCAACTCATGGATCACGGCACCCTGACGGATCACGCCGGGAAGAAGGTGGACAGCCGGGGCCTGATCCTGGTGTTCACCACGAACGCCGGAGCGGCCGACGCGAGCCGCCCGGCGCTGGGCTTCTCGCGCGAGGGTCGCCCCGGTGAAAGTGCGGAGGCCGTGAAGCGGACGTTCACGCCGGAGTTCCGCAACCGCCTGGACGCCGTGATCCACTTCCGCCCCCTGTCGCGCGAGGTCATGGCGGGCGTGGTGGACAAGTTCCTGCGCGAACTGTCGGCCCAGCTCGCCGAGCGGAAGGTCACCATCACCGTGACGGACGCCGCGCGCGCCAGACTCGCGGAGCTGGGGTACGACCCGGCAATGGGCGCCCGCCCGCTGGCCCGCGTGATCGAGGAACGCGTGAAGCGCCCCCTGGCCGACGAGTTGCTGTTCGGTCGCCTCAAGGACGGCGGCGCGGTCACGGTGGACACCGAAGGCGGGGCCTTCACGTTCAGCTGACGCGTCGAGCAGGCGGCAGGGCCACGTCATCCCAACGGTGAATGACTTTGCCCGCGCTGGCCGGTATGCTCGCCCCGTGCGTGCGCGAATCGTCGTGGGAGTGCTGCTGGCCGGACTGATCGCGGTGGCGGCCCCTGCCGCTCCCTTCCTGGCCCATTACGGAGCGTGGCCCCACCGGCCGGATCGGCCGGTCACGGTGCTGCTGGCCGGCGTGGCCCCGAAGTACGACGATTCGGCCCCGGTGTGGCCGTGGCCGGCGAAACCCGAGGATTACAGCGGCAACACCGACACCATCCTGCTGGCACAGGTGCGGCCGGACGGCAAGATGAACCTGCTGAGCATTCCCCGCGACTCCTGGATGAACATTCCCGGCTGGGGCGAGGGCAAGATCAACGGCGCGAACCCGCACGGCGGGCCCGACATGCTCATCGCCGCCGTGCAGAAGCTGACCGGCGTACCGGTGGACGGCTACGCGTTCGTGTCCCTGTACGCCCTGCGGGCCCTGACGGACGCGGCGGGCGGCGTCACGCTGGATGTTCCTGCCCGCATGAAGTACGACGACAACGCCGGGCACCTGCATATCGACCTGCACCCTGGCGTGCAGCACCTCAGTGGCGTGCAGGCCGAGGGTTTCCTGCGGTTCCGGCATGACAACATGGGGGATATCGGGCGGGTTCAGCGCCAGCAGCTGTTCCTGAAGGCGCTGGCCGCACAGGCGAAACGGCCCTGGAACTGGTGGCGGGTGCCCCTGATGGTGAGCGCCATCGACCGCAACACGAAGTCCGGCCTGAACAAGGCGACCGTGGGGGCACTGCTGGGCGCGGCCTCGGGCGGCCTGACCCTGCAGACCAGCACCGTGCCCGGCTCCTTCGGCTACCGGGGCGCGGCCAGCGTGTGGGACGTCGATCAGGCCGCGCTGGACGCCCTGGTCGCCAAGTCCTTCCGTGATCCCACTGATCCGCGCTTCCTGAATGTGGCGGTGGTGAACGTGGATGCGCCCGACGGAAGTGCCCGCCGTCTGAAGGCCCATCTGGAGGATCTCGGATACCGGAATGTGTCGATTGCCAATGGAGCGCGCGGGCCCGCCAAGACGACCATCTCGGGCACCCTGGCGGGCCGGGTGCAGCAGGATGTGGGGCATGGCGCGGTGGCGGCCGGGGCTGGTGTGCCGGGCGCCGACGTAACCGTGCGGCTGGGGTCGGATACGCCCGCGAACTGAGCGGACTCCACTGACGTTCATTCGCGTCGAGGCCCTGATCGGGTCGTACCATCATCGGCCCGATACATCCCTCACGGGCAAGGAGCCGTCGCACGGAGAGCAGACGATCAGGCCAAAGATCTGAATCGATTCAGTTGCATCCACTTTCCTGCTACGCTGTGCCCATGACACAGCAGACTCCGCTGGTGGGCGAACTCAAGTGGTGGCAGCGCGGCATCATCTACCAGATCTACCCGCGTTCCTTCCAGGACAGCGGCGGTGACGGCGTGGGCGACCTGCGCGGAATCACCGCCCGCCTGCCGTACCTCGCCAGCCTGGGCATCGAGGCCGTGTGGCTCTCACCCATCTTCACGAGTCCCATGCGCGACTTCGGCTACGACGTGGCCGATTACTGCGACATCGACCCGCTGTTCGGCACCCTGGCGGACTTCGATGAACTGGTGACGGGCGCGCACGCCCTGGGTCTCAAGATCATGCTCGACTACGTGCCCAACCACACCTCGTCGGATCACGCGTGGTTCCAGGAGGCGATCGGCTCGCGGGACAGCGCGAAGCGCGAGTGGTACGTCTGGCGCGATCCGGCCCCGGACGGCGGGCCGCCCAATAACTGGGTGTCGTTCTTCGGCGGCCCCGCGTGGACGCTCGATCCGGCGAGCGGGCAGTATTACCTGCACCAGTTCCTGCCCACCCAGCCCGACCTGAACTGGCGCAACCCGGATGTCCGGCAGGCGATGGGCGACGTGCTGCGCTTCTGGATGCGCCGGGGCGTGGACGGCTTCCGCGTGGACGTGATCTGGCTGCTGGCCGAGGACGAGCGCTTCCTCGACGAGCCCGTGAACCCCGACTGGACGCCCGGCACCGTGGAGCACGCGAAACTCGACCATATCTATACTCAGGATCAGCCGGAAACGCACGCGTACATCCGCGAGATGCGGCAGGTGCTGGACGAATTCGACGACCGCATGATGGTCGGTGAGATCTACCTGCCCATGGATCGCCTGCTGCCCTACGCCGGCACCTCCGACGCCCAGATGGTGCACCTGCCCTTCAACTTCCACCTGATCCAGCTGCCGTGGCAGGCCGAGGTGGTGCGCGCCTTTGCCGACGGCTACGACGCGGCGAGTCTGGCGGCGGGCGCGTGGCCAAACTGGGTGCTGGGGAACCACGACCAGCACCGCTTCAAGACCCGCGTGGGCGCCGAGCAGTACCGGGTGGCGCAGACCCTGCTGCTGACCCTGCGCGGCACGCCCACCGTGTACTACGGCGATGAGATCGGCATGCAGAATGTTCCCATTCCCCTGGAGCGCATGGTCGATCCGGCAGGCCTGCAACAGCCAGACGTCCCTGCCGCAGGCCGTGACCCGGAGCGCACGCCCATGCACTGGGACGCCACTCCGAACGCGGGCTTCACCGCCCCGGACGTCACGCCCTGGCTCCCGATCGACGAGGCCGCGCCCGTCAGGAACGTGGCCGCGCAGGACGCCGACCCGGCCAGCGACCTGAACTACTTCCGCGCGCTGACCCGCCTGCGCCGCGAGCACCCGGCCCTACTAGGAGGCAGCTACGCCAGCGTGGACACCGGCGTGTCCGACGTCTTCGCATTCCAGCGCGTCCTGGACGGCACCACGCTGACCGTTCTGCTGAACTTCGGCAACGGCACGCACGATCTCGCCGAGGTCTCACACGGACAACCCCTGCTGAGCAGTATGGGCGACCATCCCCAACCCGGCACGCCGCTCCGGCCGAACGAGGCGCGCGTCCTGCTGGGGTAATACACAGGCGCCCCCACCTCAGACGCCTGCCGTGAACTGTCCGGCAGGCGTTGTGACGCTGTCTGCCAGGTGCACAGCCTTGACGGCCACGATGTCCAGTCACCCCCTGCCCCTCCCGAGAGCAAGCAGGTGTCCGAATCAGTACGGCAGGCCCGCGAGGCGCAGGAGTTCCTTGCGGGCCACCTGGGCGTCGGCCAGCCGCAGGTGGCGCTCCGGGTGGGTCAGGGCGACCAGCAGGCTGCCGAGCGGATCCTGGGTCTCGTCCCAGACCTCTCCGGGCTCCGGCAGCCAGCCATGCAGGCCCCAGCCGAGCAGCACGCCGATCCCGAACAGGTCGCTCTCCGGGCCGAGCGGTTCGCCCCGCGCCGCCTCTGGACTCTGGAAGGCGGCCGTGCCGAACCGGGTGGGCGACTCGAACGTCTCCAGTGCAGGGCCAGCCAGGTCGAAGTCCACCAGTTTGGCGCTGCCGTCGGGCTCCACGATGATGTTCTCCGGTTTGATGTCCCGGTGCACCAGCCCCAGGCTGTGCAGGTACGCCAGCCCGTCCAGGACATGCGCCATGGACAGCAGGAAGGCCCGGCGGTCATGGGTGGCGGCGGGCCGGTGGGCGTAGCGGGTGAACATCACGTCGCCGCGCGCGAGGACGGCCACCAGGGCCGGTTGATCGTCCACGCTGGCCCGCCCCAGCATGCGCCCCAGGCGGGGATGATCCAGACCGTGGGCGTGCTGGTACTCCCGGTCGGCGAAGGTCGCGAGGTGCAGCGGGAAGATCTTGACGGCGCAGGGCTGGCCTTCGCGGGTCACGGCGAAGTACACCAAGCTGTGGGACCCCCGGCCGACCGGGCGGACGAGCCGGATTCCATCTCCAACCACCTGTCCTGCGAGCGGCACGGCTTCAAGCTATCCCAGGACTCCCCCCACCGGATAGGCCTCCCCCACCGGCCGAGTCCGGATGATGAGACCGGCTGGCCCCGCGCTGCGCGTGATTTGCACGGCTGGCCGCCAGGTGGAAGTGCCTTGACGGTCCCGCTGCACCTTAGGACGGATGGGCTATCCTGCGCGGTGCATGACGAGACTTAGTAAAGCCGCCCCGACCGCTCTGCAGAAACTGTGGAAAGAACTGCTCGAACCCATTGTGTTCGCGGTGGTCATCACGCAGTTCGTGGCAACGCTGGTCGGCGTGGACGGCGTGAGTATGATGCCCAACCTGCGTGACCGCGAGCGGGTGTTCGTGCCGAAGTACGAGACCTGGTTGCACAAGGCCGGCGTGGGTGAATTCAGCCGCGGGGACATCCTGATCTTCAAGCCGCCACGCGAGGCGTCCGCAAAGATCTCGAACCTGAACAAGAGCGCCTTCGGGCTGTACAGTTACCGGCCCTTCCTGATCAAGCGCCTGATCGGCCTACCGGGCGACCGGATCAAGGTGCAGGGAGGCGAGGTGACGGTGAACGGCGTGAAACTCGATTCCTCCTGGACGACCGATTACTGGCGGGATCAGGGCTGCTGGGATTCGCAGAGTGCCCTGGCCACACAGACGACCTCCGACCAGTACGGGGTGGTACCGAACCAGGCGGAGATCACGGTACCTGCCGGGTCGTACTTCGTGATGGGCGACAACCGCACGCCGAGCGGTTCGGAGGACTCCCGCCTGTTCGGGCCGGTCGCCCGCCGGGATGTGGCGGGCCGGGCGGCCGCGGTCGTGTGGCCGATCATGCGCAAGTCGAACGTCAAGTACGACTGCGCCGCGAACGCCGTGGGAGAGTTCAGCGGCACGAACGTCCTGAACTGGCGCCTGCTGACCCGTCCGGAGGCGTTCCAGACCCTGAAATCCAGCCTGGCTGCCAAGTAACCAGTGGGGAAACGGAGGCGGCCGGGCATGCCCGGCCGCCTCGACGCTGCAAGATCCAGCTCCGGCGGATCAGTCCTCGTCCGGATCGTCGGGTGCCTCGTCACCGTCCAGGGAAGTGATGACCGTGTGCTCGCTGGTCACCCGGTACGGGCCCTCCTTGGCGATGTAGTCGGCAGCCATGCGCAGGGTTTCCTCGACCCAGCCGTAATCGTTGCTGATGGTGGCCACCCCAATCACCTCCCAGTCGTGGGCGTCCAGGCCGTCGAGCCGGGCGACCGTCAGGGGGTATCTGGCCTTGAGACGCTCCACGACGGGACGCACCAGGGCGCGTTTCTCCTTGAGGTTGCTCACCCACGGCATGTCCACGCGGATGGTCAGGACGCCCACGTAGCCGAGGGCCACGGTCAGAGCATGCCGGCCAGGAAGCCCTGGGCGCGCACCTTGCGCACGAGGTCCATGACCGTGAGTTCGGTGGCGTCGTAGTAGACCTCGATCTGGCCCTCGTCGGGGGCGGCGCGCGTCACGCCCGGCGTGGCGAGCAGGGCGGCCGCAACCTTATGTCCGGCCTCCCGGCTCATGCCTCGGACGCCCAGCAGGACGCGGGTGGGTGGGGTGGTCATGGGCGCATTATGCCGCCGGGAGCGCCGCGTGTCTGCGCCGCCGTGGGGGTCAGTCGGGGGCACCCAGCGTCACGGTGAGCCTCCGGCCGGGCGCGGTGTCGGTACGGCTCCCCAGGTGGCAGATCCCGTACGATCCAGGACTGACGGTTCCTTCCTCGCGTGCCTTGGTGAACAGGATGGGTGTCACGGGCAGGTGGATCTCGTACACGGCCGAGTCGTACGCGCTCTTGATCACCGCCTGGAAGAGCCCATCGGCCGTTCCGTCGGGAGCGTCCGGGGCAAGCGAGACGGTGCGGACGAGCACGATGGGCCGGTCTCCCTGCCAGACATGCTGCGCCTGGACGAAGCCGTGCAGACCCGTGTCGTCCTCGGCCACGAAGGAGTGTTCGCTCCGTTCGTAGAATTTCAGGGCGGGCAGGCTGGTGTGCAGGCGGCCCTCACGTTCGCGTTCGGGCAGGGCGTCGAAGGCCGGTTCCAGGTGGCGCTGAAGAGTCAGATCGAGCGACTGGAGAGCCGCGTAGTCCGGCTCGCCGTAGGTGCGGTAGCGCATGAGGGCAGGCTAGCAGGGCGCGGGGGGCGTGCCGTGGGCGGGTGTCACCCAGCGGGTGAAGGTGCCCAAGGGGACATTCAACTTATACTGAGTTCAATTTAGAACCTGGTGTAGTCGCCGTGACTGCCGCCCCCTGATCCAGCCCTGGCCCCGCCACACGATCATGATCCAGCCCACCGTCCTGAGGAACGCCATGACCCACTCCCCATCCCGCCCCTGGCTCACCCACTACGAACCCGGCGTTCCCCATGACTTCCAGCCCAGCGGGCGCACCCTGCCACAGGTGCTGGAACACGCGGCCGCCACCTGGCCGGAGCGCACGGCCCTGGACTTCCTGGGAGCGGGCACCACCTACCGCGCGCTGCTGGAGGACGCCCGCCGGCTGGCGAGCGCGCTTCACAAACTGGGCGTGCGGCCCGGCGACCGCGTGTCGATCATGCTGCCCAACTGCCCGCAGTTCGTGACCGCGTTCTATGGCGCCCTGATCGCCGGGGCCGTCGTCGTGAACACCAGTCCGCTGTATACCGCGCCGGAACTCCAGCACCAGCTGATCGACAGCGGCTCCGAGACCCTGATCCTGCTCGACACCTTCTATCCGCGCTACGAGCAGATCCGCGCGCAGGTGCCGGTGAAGCGCGTGCTCGTGACGGGTATTCAGGACGCCCTGCCCTTCCCCAAGAACCTGCTGTATCCGATCAAGGCGCGGCGGGAAGGCACCTGGGTTCACGTGCCCGCCAGCGAACGCACGCTTTCCTTGAAGGACGTCATCCGCTCGCAGCCACCGGCCGCGCCGGGCGTGGGCGTTACCGCCCAGGACACCGCGCTGTTGCAGTACACAGGCGGCACGACGGGCACGCCCAAGGGGGCCATGCTCACCCACCGGAACCTCGTCGCGAATGCGGAGCAGGCCCGCGCGTGGATGTCGGATCTGCGCGAGGGCCATGAGGTCACGCTGGCCGCCATTCCCTTCTTCCACGTGTACGGCATGACGGTCGCCATGAATCTGAGCGTGCTGACCGGCGCGACCATGGTGCTCATCCCGAACGCCCGCGACATCCGCATGGTTCTGGACGGCATTTCCCGCACGAAGGCCACGCTGTTCCCCGGCGTACCCACGCTGTACAACGCCATCAACAACCACCCGGACACCGCCGCGCACGACCTGACCTCGATCCGCGCGTGTATCAGCGGCAGCGCGCCCCTGCTGCGCGAGACGGCCCGCCGCTTCCGGGAGATCACGAACGGCGCGAACCTGGTAGAGGGCTACGGCCTGACCGAGGCGAGCCCCATCACGCACACGAATCCGATCTTCGGGGATCAGCAGGACGGCAGCATCGGCCTGCCCTTCCCCGGCGTGGACGCCATGATCGTGGACGACCAGGGCCAGCCAGTACCGACCGGCGAGACCGGGGAACTGTGGGTGGCCGGTCCGATGGTCATGCAGGGCTACTGGAACCGCCCGGACGAAACGGCCGCCACGCTGGTGAAGTCCGGCGGCCTGACCTGGCTGAAGACCGGGGACATGGCCACCATGGACGACGCCGGGTACTTCCGGATCGTGGATCGCAAGAAGGACCTGATCATCGCCGGGGGCTTCAACATCTACCCGCGCGAGGTCGAGGAAGTCCTGATGACCCACCCGGCCGTACTGGAGGCCGCCGCCGTGGGCGTGCCTGACGAGTACCGGGGCGAGAGCGTCCACGCGGTGGTGGCCCTGAAACCCGGCCAGAGCGTGACCGAGAAGGAACTGATCGCCCACTGCCGCGCGCAGCTCAGCGCGTACAAGGTGCCGCGCAGCGTGGAATTCCGCGCGGAGCTACCCAAGACGGCCGCCATGAAGATCCTGCGCCGCGACCTCGCCCAGGACGCCCGCGAGCGCCTTCAGGGCGAGCGCAGCGGTTCCTGACTCCGGCGAAACGTCGACGACTCCGCCGGGAACGTCACCGGGAGTTCAGGCGTTCGCGAGCGGCGCGTACGCACTCGCCCCGCCATCCAGCGGGCTCGGGGGGCGGCCCTGGTGCAGCGCCGCCGCCCCGGCCAGCGCAATCATCGCGCCGTTGTCGGTGTTCAGGCCAGCGCCGGGGAAGACCACGCGCAGGCCAGTCGCCGCGAAGGCCTCCCGCAGCGCCCGGTTGGCGGCGACACCACCCGACACGACGACCGTGCCCCGCCCCGTCGCCTCGGCGGCCCGCACGGTGGTCTTCACGAGAACCCGTACGGCCATCCTCTGGAAACTGGCGGCCAGATCCTCCGGTGCCGCTCCCGCGCGGTGCGCGAGCAGGGCGGCTGTCTTCAGGCCGCTGAAGCTGAAGTCGAAGCCCTTCTGACCCTGCAGGGGTTCCTTGAAGGCCACCGCGTCCACGTTTCCGCGCGTGGCCGCCTCGCTGATGGCCGGGCCGCCCGGATACCCGAGGCCCGCCAGCCGGGCGATCTTGTCGAAGGCCTCGCCCGCCGCGTCGTCCTTGGTCGCGCCGACCAGCACGTATTCGCCCTCGCGCGGCACGTCGAACAGGTGCGTGTGCCCGCCGGACACGACCAGCGCCAGGTACGGGGCGTGCAGGTCGCCCTCGGCCGCCGCCGCGTGGATGTGACCCTCCAGGTGATGCGCCGCGTAGAAGGGCACGTCCAGCGCCTGCGCCAGGCCCTTGCCGTACATCAGGCCCACCAGCAGGGCCCCGACCAGCCCGGGACCGGACGTGGCCGCCACCGCGCCGAGGTCTGTGAGGGTCACCCCTGCATCCTCCAGGGCATCCCGCGTGATCTCCGCGATGCGTTCTACGTGTTCGCGGCTGGCGAGCTCCGGCATGACCCCGCCGTACTGCGCGTGCACCGTCTGCGACCACACCCGGTTCGACCGCACCCGCAGCGACCCGTCCGGCACGAGTTCCACCACGCCGACGCCCGTGTCGTCGCAGGACGTGTCGATCCCCAGCACCAGGCGGGAGCGGTCAGAGGTCATTGCCTGGGGGCTCATCGCGCGTCAGGGTAGCAGGGCCCGCGTGGCCCGCGTCATGACGGTCGCACTATCCTCCGGGGCGTGCCGCCCGACGACCCACCGATCATCACCACGCCGGATGGCTCGCGCACCGCCCTGAGCGCCCGCTACGGCGAGGCCTACGGTTCCCGGCACGGCGCGGCCACCCAGGCCCGGCACGTTTTTCTGGAGGGCACGGGCACCGACACCCACCCAGCTCCGCGCGTGCTGGAGATCGGCTTTGGGCTGGGCGTGAACTTCCGGGCCACGCTGGCGAACACAGCGGCGCGTGGCGCGCCCCTAGAGTACGTGGCGTGGGAATTCGACCCGGCCCCGGTGGAGATATTGCGGGAGGTCGCGGATCAGGAAGCCCATCCCATCTGGCCAGCGCTGCTGGAACGCTGGGCGCCAGACGCAGAGGCCGAGTCTATCCAGCTCGACGTGCAGGACGTCCGCCTGACCATCCACTTCGAGGACGTCCTGACCGCCACGCTGCCCAGAGCCTGGGCCACGGCTCTGTACCTGGACGGTTTCTCCCCCACCCGCAATCCGGAGG
The Deinococcus sp. KSM4-11 DNA segment above includes these coding regions:
- a CDS encoding alpha-amylase family glycosyl hydrolase, with amino-acid sequence MTQQTPLVGELKWWQRGIIYQIYPRSFQDSGGDGVGDLRGITARLPYLASLGIEAVWLSPIFTSPMRDFGYDVADYCDIDPLFGTLADFDELVTGAHALGLKIMLDYVPNHTSSDHAWFQEAIGSRDSAKREWYVWRDPAPDGGPPNNWVSFFGGPAWTLDPASGQYYLHQFLPTQPDLNWRNPDVRQAMGDVLRFWMRRGVDGFRVDVIWLLAEDERFLDEPVNPDWTPGTVEHAKLDHIYTQDQPETHAYIREMRQVLDEFDDRMMVGEIYLPMDRLLPYAGTSDAQMVHLPFNFHLIQLPWQAEVVRAFADGYDAASLAAGAWPNWVLGNHDQHRFKTRVGAEQYRVAQTLLLTLRGTPTVYYGDEIGMQNVPIPLERMVDPAGLQQPDVPAAGRDPERTPMHWDATPNAGFTAPDVTPWLPIDEAAPVRNVAAQDADPASDLNYFRALTRLRREHPALLGGSYASVDTGVSDVFAFQRVLDGTTLTVLLNFGNGTHDLAEVSHGQPLLSSMGDHPQPGTPLRPNEARVLLG
- the mnmD gene encoding tRNA (5-methylaminomethyl-2-thiouridine)(34)-methyltransferase MnmD, giving the protein MPPDDPPIITTPDGSRTALSARYGEAYGSRHGAATQARHVFLEGTGTDTHPAPRVLEIGFGLGVNFRATLANTAARGAPLEYVAWEFDPAPVEILREVADQEAHPIWPALLERWAPDAEAESIQLDVQDVRLTIHFEDVLTATLPRAWATALYLDGFSPTRNPEVWTPDFVARLALALAPGGMLATYSAAGHVRRALQAAGLRVERRPGAPGKRECLRAVRFA
- a CDS encoding serine/threonine-protein kinase produces the protein MPLAGQVVGDGIRLVRPVGRGSHSLVYFAVTREGQPCAVKIFPLHLATFADREYQHAHGLDHPRLGRMLGRASVDDQPALVAVLARGDVMFTRYAHRPAATHDRRAFLLSMAHVLDGLAYLHSLGLVHRDIKPENIIVEPDGSAKLVDFDLAGPALETFESPTRFGTAAFQSPEAARGEPLGPESDLFGIGVLLGWGLHGWLPEPGEVWDETQDPLGSLLVALTHPERHLRLADAQVARKELLRLAGLPY
- the lepB gene encoding signal peptidase I, translated to MTRLSKAAPTALQKLWKELLEPIVFAVVITQFVATLVGVDGVSMMPNLRDRERVFVPKYETWLHKAGVGEFSRGDILIFKPPREASAKISNLNKSAFGLYSYRPFLIKRLIGLPGDRIKVQGGEVTVNGVKLDSSWTTDYWRDQGCWDSQSALATQTTSDQYGVVPNQAEITVPAGSYFVMGDNRTPSGSEDSRLFGPVARRDVAGRAAAVVWPIMRKSNVKYDCAANAVGEFSGTNVLNWRLLTRPEAFQTLKSSLAAK
- a CDS encoding AAA family ATPase gives rise to the protein MIGEHLQVTVGRAADYAREAGHEYVTQEHLLLALTHDPEAREALVALGVDVPRLRDDLQAVLDGLEVVEDAEPDFTLGVHRVVQGAVLQLHASGKGQQQADGARVLAELLEEPDSPARMALEAQGVTRLDVLSFISHGVAKVEGRGRERVTAGVDGTEAEAEPQQSPLEAYAANLTEQAKAGEFDPVIGRELELERVVHILARRGKNNPVLVGEPGVGKTALAEGLAQRVAEGKAPGFLKGASVYALDLGALLAGTRFRGDFEQRLKGVLAELDGQNAVLFIDELHTLVGAGATEGGSVDAANLLKPALARGKLRVLGATTPAELRHLEKDRALWRRFQTVEVPEPSEDDALAILRGLSGRYADHHGVMYTDGALDAAVRLSVRHLRDRYLPDKAIDVLDEAGAARSSAGKGGTIDTPDIEATVARMARVPVGAVKAEEISSLSTLAADLGNRVYGQDEAVGAVASAVKLARAGLRDPQKPQGMFLFAGPTGVGKTELARALADRLGVTLTRFDMSEYQEPHTVARLIGAPPGYVGFDQGGLLTDAVAKSPHAVLLLDEIEKAHPDVYNIFLQLMDHGTLTDHAGKKVDSRGLILVFTTNAGAADASRPALGFSREGRPGESAEAVKRTFTPEFRNRLDAVIHFRPLSREVMAGVVDKFLRELSAQLAERKVTITVTDAARARLAELGYDPAMGARPLARVIEERVKRPLADELLFGRLKDGGAVTVDTEGGAFTFS
- a CDS encoding long-chain fatty acid--CoA ligase — translated: MTHSPSRPWLTHYEPGVPHDFQPSGRTLPQVLEHAAATWPERTALDFLGAGTTYRALLEDARRLASALHKLGVRPGDRVSIMLPNCPQFVTAFYGALIAGAVVVNTSPLYTAPELQHQLIDSGSETLILLDTFYPRYEQIRAQVPVKRVLVTGIQDALPFPKNLLYPIKARREGTWVHVPASERTLSLKDVIRSQPPAAPGVGVTAQDTALLQYTGGTTGTPKGAMLTHRNLVANAEQARAWMSDLREGHEVTLAAIPFFHVYGMTVAMNLSVLTGATMVLIPNARDIRMVLDGISRTKATLFPGVPTLYNAINNHPDTAAHDLTSIRACISGSAPLLRETARRFREITNGANLVEGYGLTEASPITHTNPIFGDQQDGSIGLPFPGVDAMIVDDQGQPVPTGETGELWVAGPMVMQGYWNRPDETAATLVKSGGLTWLKTGDMATMDDAGYFRIVDRKKDLIIAGGFNIYPREVEEVLMTHPAVLEAAAVGVPDEYRGESVHAVVALKPGQSVTEKELIAHCRAQLSAYKVPRSVEFRAELPKTAAMKILRRDLAQDARERLQGERSGS
- a CDS encoding heavy-metal-associated domain-containing protein, whose translation is MTTPPTRVLLGVRGMSREAGHKVAAALLATPGVTRAAPDEGQIEVYYDATELTVMDLVRKVRAQGFLAGML
- a CDS encoding DUF1999 domain-containing protein, which codes for MRYRTYGEPDYAALQSLDLTLQRHLEPAFDALPEREREGRLHTSLPALKFYERSEHSFVAEDDTGLHGFVQAQHVWQGDRPIVLVRTVSLAPDAPDGTADGLFQAVIKSAYDSAVYEIHLPVTPILFTKAREEGTVSPGSYGICHLGSRTDTAPGRRLTVTLGAPD
- a CDS encoding DUF503 domain-containing protein; its protein translation is MALGYVGVLTIRVDMPWVSNLKEKRALVRPVVERLKARYPLTVARLDGLDAHDWEVIGVATISNDYGWVEETLRMAADYIAKEGPYRVTSEHTVITSLDGDEAPDDPDED
- the tsaD gene encoding tRNA (adenosine(37)-N6)-threonylcarbamoyltransferase complex transferase subunit TsaD, producing the protein MSPQAMTSDRSRLVLGIDTSCDDTGVGVVELVPDGSLRVRSNRVWSQTVHAQYGGVMPELASREHVERIAEITRDALEDAGVTLTDLGAVAATSGPGLVGALLVGLMYGKGLAQALDVPFYAAHHLEGHIHAAAAEGDLHAPYLALVVSGGHTHLFDVPREGEYVLVGATKDDAAGEAFDKIARLAGLGYPGGPAISEAATRGNVDAVAFKEPLQGQKGFDFSFSGLKTAALLAHRAGAAPEDLAASFQRMAVRVLVKTTVRAAEATGRGTVVVSGGVAANRALREAFAATGLRVVFPGAGLNTDNGAMIALAGAAALHQGRPPSPLDGGASAYAPLANA
- a CDS encoding LCP family protein; the protein is MRARIVVGVLLAGLIAVAAPAAPFLAHYGAWPHRPDRPVTVLLAGVAPKYDDSAPVWPWPAKPEDYSGNTDTILLAQVRPDGKMNLLSIPRDSWMNIPGWGEGKINGANPHGGPDMLIAAVQKLTGVPVDGYAFVSLYALRALTDAAGGVTLDVPARMKYDDNAGHLHIDLHPGVQHLSGVQAEGFLRFRHDNMGDIGRVQRQQLFLKALAAQAKRPWNWWRVPLMVSAIDRNTKSGLNKATVGALLGAASGGLTLQTSTVPGSFGYRGAASVWDVDQAALDALVAKSFRDPTDPRFLNVAVVNVDAPDGSARRLKAHLEDLGYRNVSIANGARGPAKTTISGTLAGRVQQDVGHGAVAAGAGVPGADVTVRLGSDTPAN